The Mesotoga sp. UBA6090 genome segment TATCTCCTGCAGCAGCGATAGGGCATTGTTTCTAAGTTCCTCAACGTTCTTAAGGCCCTTGAGCCGGCCAATGTCTCCCGCTGGTAAGAAACCAAAGGAGACCTTGATATCTTCAAAAGGAGGCAGCTGCTGAAGCCCAGACACCCTTCGATCAACAACATCTTCAATTATCTCGAAGACATTGGAATCTATTTCCTCACCTTTCAGTACCCAGTCTCGATGAGCATAGATTGCACTTCTTTGCTGATCTATAACTGAGTCCAGTTCATAGAGCCGCTTTCTGATCTCGAAGTGCATTCCTTCAATCTTCTTCTGAGCAGAAAAAATAATCCTGCTTAAAAGCGAGTGTTCAATCGGCTGACCTCTTTCAATCTTGAGAGTATTCATTATGGACTGCATCCGTTCTCCGCCGAAAAGCCTTATGAGATCATCTTCGGTAGAAAGGAAGAATCTTGACTCTCCCGGATCCCCCTGCCTGCCAGATCTTCCTACGAGCTGATTGTCTATTCTCCTGCTTTCGTGTCTTTCGGTACCGAGAACATAGAGCCCCCCTAGCTCTACGACACCCTCTCCTAGCTTAATGTCTGTTCCTCTTCCTGCCATGTTTGTCGCGATTGTAATGGTCTTTCGTTCACCTGCTTTTGCAACAATTTCGGCTTCTCTCTCATGGTACTTTGCGTTTAGAACCTCATGGGGAACTCCCCTTTTCTGGAGCATTTTGCTCAAGAGCTCGCTCTTCTCAATAGAAGTTGTTCCTACAAGCACGGGTTGTCCTTTTTCATAACGTTCGGCAATCTCATTTATTGTTGCTTCATTTTTTTCTTCTTTGGTCTTGTATATTGAGTCTTCCTTGTCCTGCCGGATTACGTTCTTGTTAGTAGGTATTACCGCAACTGGCGTGTTATAAATCGAAATGAACTCCGACTCTTCAGTCGCCGCCGTCCCCGTCATTCCTGCTACTTTGTCGTATTGCTTGAAGTAGTTTTGAAAGGTAATCGTGGCGAAAGTAACCGATTCCTGTCTAATCTGTACATTTTCCTTCGCCTCTATTGCCTGATGGAGACCTTCAGAGTACCTTCTTCCCGGCAATAATCTGCCGGTAAACTCATCCACAATGACAACTTCACCTTCCTGAGTAACCAGATAATCAACCTCTTTCTTGTAGAGATTCATGGCTTTCAAAGCATTCAGAAGGTGGAAAATGTAGTCATAATTACTCGGATCATAAAGATTGTCAATTTGCAGAAGCTTCTCAGCCTTTGCTATACCCTCGTCTGTAAGAGTCACTGTTCTGTCTTTCTCATCAACAACGAAGTCTTTTTCCGCCTGAAAACGCTTTGCAAAGAAGGCAAATTGCCTGTACAGATTTGAAGAGTCTTGAGCCGGACCAGATATGATCAACGGGGTTCTAGCTTCATCAATTAGTATTGAATCGGCCTCATCCACAATTACGAAATTATGTCCGCGTTGAACCTTATTCTCAAGAGAGTATACGAGATTATCCCTAAGGTAGTCGAATCCAAACTCGTTGGCCGTTCCGTATGTAATATCACAGTTATAGGCATCTTTTCTTAGCGACGGCTCCATGGCCGCCTGAATGAATCCTGCCCGTAATCCAAGATATTCATACACCGGACCCATCCAGCCAGCATCTCTCTTCGCAAGATAGTCGTTCACGGTTGCTAGATGACAACCCTTGCCCGAAAGAGCATTCAGATACAATGGCATTGTTGCCACCAGTGTCTTTCCTTCACCGGTTTTCATCTCAGCGATCTTGCCTTCGTTAAGAGCTAGCGCACCCATCAACTGCACGTCGAAGGGCCTCATACTAACAGTCCTTTTCGCGGCCTCTCTTGCCAGAGCAAAAGCTTCGGGCAGAATTAAATCAAGAGATTGACCCTCCAAGACCCGGGATTTGAACTCTTCCGTTTTCTTTGCAAAGTCTTTCTTTTCAAATTTTTCTATGGCTTGCTCATGGTCGTTAATGACTTCAACTACTCTAGAGTACTTCTTTAGAAGTATTCGGTTCTTATCGAATATGTTCGAAAGAATTCCCATTGAATCACCTCAATAAAAGCGCAGCGCGTGAATCATGTTGCCGTTATCAATGAAGGTCTGCTGATAAAAGAGCGCACTAT includes the following:
- the secA gene encoding preprotein translocase subunit SecA gives rise to the protein MGILSNIFDKNRILLKKYSRVVEVINDHEQAIEKFEKKDFAKKTEEFKSRVLEGQSLDLILPEAFALAREAAKRTVSMRPFDVQLMGALALNEGKIAEMKTGEGKTLVATMPLYLNALSGKGCHLATVNDYLAKRDAGWMGPVYEYLGLRAGFIQAAMEPSLRKDAYNCDITYGTANEFGFDYLRDNLVYSLENKVQRGHNFVIVDEADSILIDEARTPLIISGPAQDSSNLYRQFAFFAKRFQAEKDFVVDEKDRTVTLTDEGIAKAEKLLQIDNLYDPSNYDYIFHLLNALKAMNLYKKEVDYLVTQEGEVVIVDEFTGRLLPGRRYSEGLHQAIEAKENVQIRQESVTFATITFQNYFKQYDKVAGMTGTAATEESEFISIYNTPVAVIPTNKNVIRQDKEDSIYKTKEEKNEATINEIAERYEKGQPVLVGTTSIEKSELLSKMLQKRGVPHEVLNAKYHEREAEIVAKAGERKTITIATNMAGRGTDIKLGEGVVELGGLYVLGTERHESRRIDNQLVGRSGRQGDPGESRFFLSTEDDLIRLFGGERMQSIMNTLKIERGQPIEHSLLSRIIFSAQKKIEGMHFEIRKRLYELDSVIDQQRSAIYAHRDWVLKGEEIDSNVFEIIEDVVDRRVSGLQQLPPFEDIKVSFGFLPAGDIGRLKGLKNVEELRNNALSLLQEI